A single window of Halotalea alkalilenta DNA harbors:
- the ycjG gene encoding L-Ala-D/L-Glu epimerase, with protein MSIQADYATHRLPLARPFAISRGTRTEIEVVRVTISDGAHQGIGEATPTPRYEQTTEVVVADLERVLPTLRQGLERGSFDRDELARLLPAGVARNAIDCALWSLEAQKRGVGLETLIAEALGEAPLPQRPIDTVQTIGIATAQAMAEAARAEWEKGARLLKVKLDGEQIEARMRAIRQAVPQARLVVDANEAFPRQGLEQCLRLLAELGVEMVEQPLPAGEDAALDEFRHPLPVCADESCHTREDLPALARRYEMVNIKLDKCGGLSEGIAMLAQARALDLKVMVGCMLGSSTAMRAALPLAARATLVDLDGPTWLANDPDPRPLRFAAGTLDDG; from the coding sequence GTGAGCATCCAGGCAGACTACGCCACTCATCGCTTGCCCCTGGCCCGCCCCTTCGCCATCTCTCGCGGCACCCGCACCGAGATCGAAGTGGTCAGGGTCACGATCAGCGACGGTGCCCACCAAGGGATCGGAGAAGCGACGCCGACGCCCCGCTACGAGCAGACCACCGAGGTGGTGGTCGCCGACCTCGAGCGGGTACTGCCAACGCTACGCCAAGGACTCGAGCGCGGGAGCTTCGATCGCGATGAGCTCGCCCGGCTGCTGCCGGCGGGCGTGGCCCGCAATGCGATCGACTGCGCACTGTGGTCGCTCGAAGCGCAAAAGCGAGGCGTCGGCCTCGAGACGCTAATCGCCGAAGCACTGGGCGAAGCGCCGCTGCCGCAGCGCCCGATAGACACCGTGCAGACGATCGGGATCGCCACTGCGCAAGCGATGGCCGAGGCTGCGCGAGCGGAGTGGGAGAAAGGCGCCCGGCTTTTGAAGGTCAAGCTCGACGGCGAGCAGATTGAAGCGCGGATGCGCGCCATCCGCCAAGCGGTACCGCAGGCGCGGCTGGTGGTCGATGCCAATGAGGCGTTCCCCCGGCAAGGGCTCGAGCAGTGCCTCCGTCTTCTCGCCGAGCTCGGTGTCGAGATGGTCGAACAGCCCCTGCCCGCCGGAGAGGACGCCGCGCTCGACGAGTTCCGCCATCCGCTGCCGGTCTGTGCCGACGAGAGCTGCCACACTCGCGAGGACCTGCCAGCGCTGGCCCGACGCTACGAGATGGTCAACATCAAGCTGGACAAATGCGGTGGGCTGAGCGAGGGCATCGCAATGCTGGCGCAGGCCCGCGCGCTGGACCTGAAAGTGATGGTCGGCTGCATGCTCGGCAGCTCCACCGCGATGCGCGCAGCGCTCCCCCTGGCCGCCCGCGCGACGCTTGTGGACCTCGACGGCCCGACCTGGCTCGCCAACGACCCCGACCCAAGGCCGCTGCGCTTCGCTGCCGGGACGCTAGACGACGGCTGA
- a CDS encoding isoaspartyl peptidase/L-asparaginase family protein: MNFAAFHSQAPVSGYSIALHGGAGTLDESTLSDEQQRTIHAALRSALAVGERLLEEGGDALDAVEATVVALEECPFFNAGVGACLSWEGDHELDAAIMNGRDLGSGAVAGVREVRSPIRAARAVMERSEHVLLGGAGADGFARSCGLEMVDNGFFTTALRREHWEALHTERAELDAKLSDPFRFGTVGAVARDRNGHLAAATSTGGVTNKRWGRIGDSPIIGAGTYADDRSCAISCTGKGELFIRESVGHEISARMRLAGQTLASASRALLEGPLKIPGGAGGLIAVDRDGRLSLDFNSRGMYRAWRIEGERACSAIELGVVEYMD; the protein is encoded by the coding sequence ATGAACTTCGCCGCTTTTCATAGCCAAGCCCCCGTCTCCGGATACTCGATCGCGCTGCACGGCGGGGCCGGCACGCTCGATGAGTCGACGCTCAGCGACGAGCAGCAGCGTACGATCCATGCCGCGCTGCGCTCAGCGCTGGCCGTCGGCGAACGGCTGCTCGAGGAGGGCGGGGACGCGCTGGATGCGGTGGAAGCGACGGTCGTCGCGCTCGAGGAGTGCCCGTTTTTCAATGCCGGGGTCGGCGCCTGCCTGAGCTGGGAGGGAGACCACGAGCTGGATGCGGCGATCATGAATGGCCGTGATCTCGGCAGCGGCGCGGTGGCCGGCGTGCGGGAGGTGCGCAGTCCGATCCGCGCGGCGCGCGCGGTGATGGAGCGAAGCGAGCACGTGCTGCTCGGCGGCGCGGGCGCCGACGGCTTCGCTCGATCCTGTGGGCTCGAGATGGTCGACAACGGCTTCTTCACCACCGCGCTCAGGCGCGAGCACTGGGAGGCACTGCACACCGAGCGCGCGGAGCTCGACGCCAAGCTGAGCGATCCGTTTCGCTTCGGTACCGTCGGCGCGGTGGCTCGCGATCGCAATGGCCACCTCGCCGCAGCCACCTCGACCGGCGGGGTGACCAACAAGCGCTGGGGACGCATCGGCGACAGTCCGATCATCGGCGCGGGCACCTATGCCGACGACCGCAGCTGTGCGATCTCCTGTACCGGCAAGGGCGAGCTTTTCATTCGCGAGAGCGTCGGTCACGAGATCTCCGCGCGCATGCGCCTTGCCGGGCAAACCCTCGCGAGCGCAAGCCGCGCACTGCTCGAAGGTCCGCTGAAGATACCGGGCGGCGCGGGAGGTCTGATAGCGGTGGATCGCGATGGCAGGCTCTCGCTCGATTTCAACAGCAGGGGAATGTATCGCGCCTGGAGGATCGAGGGCGAACGCGCCTGCAGCGCGATCGAACTCGGCGTGGTCGAGTACATGGACTAA
- a CDS encoding NUDIX hydrolase — protein sequence MSPMLEWVQLVDDRNRPCGSATRAFVRRLRLWHRATYVFVTDGEGHICVQRRTLTKDIFPGAFDLAAGGVVEAGEAMHVGAGRELAEELGITGVKLRHCFDFRYIDQRLKAFGGVFLVEYRGPMVLQESEVAAVEWMTPKDALALTPVTPDSRVALERLLGEGWLAA from the coding sequence ATGTCCCCAATGCTCGAATGGGTTCAACTGGTCGATGATCGCAATCGCCCTTGTGGCTCGGCCACCAGGGCATTCGTCAGGCGCCTGCGCCTGTGGCACCGGGCGACCTACGTGTTCGTCACCGACGGGGAGGGCCACATCTGTGTTCAGCGCCGTACGCTGACCAAGGACATCTTTCCCGGTGCCTTCGACCTTGCCGCCGGCGGCGTGGTCGAAGCCGGGGAGGCGATGCACGTCGGTGCCGGCCGGGAGCTTGCCGAGGAGCTCGGCATCACCGGGGTCAAGCTGCGTCATTGCTTCGATTTCCGCTATATCGACCAGCGACTGAAAGCGTTCGGTGGGGTCTTCCTGGTCGAATACCGTGGCCCGATGGTGCTGCAGGAAAGTGAAGTCGCCGCGGTGGAGTGGATGACGCCCAAGGACGCGCTGGCTCTTACTCCTGTGACCCCGGACAGTCGCGTCGCGCTGGAGCGGCTGCTTGGCGAGGGCTGGCTGGCGGCATAG